A single genomic interval of Lathyrus oleraceus cultivar Zhongwan6 chromosome 7, CAAS_Psat_ZW6_1.0, whole genome shotgun sequence harbors:
- the LOC127104891 gene encoding F-box/LRR-repeat protein 16-like, with the protein MKRMRNSLQTPKQIVSTDSYLDDDCWEYVFKFIFNDDDDDNRSYFKSLSLVNKQFLSITNRLRLSLTVWNPTCRLFSRLFSRFINLISLDLSCYYGLINNVLVQISRFPLKLTSLNLSNQPKIPARGLRAFSRNITTLTSLICSNIASFSTADLLLISHCFPSLQELDLSNSINDFKLNADISMVFPKLRKVKVNLYGRNHTFTYPWLLQVCKNSEFLEDVVMFISCTLKMKF; encoded by the coding sequence ATGAAACGTATGAGAAATTCTCTCCAAACTCCAAAACAAATTGTTTCAACAGATTCATATTTAGATGATGATTGTTGGGAATATGTTTTCAAATTCATCTTCAATGACGACGATGACGATAACCGTTCCTATTTCAAATCTCTTTCCTTAGTTAACAAGCAATTTCTCTCCATTACCAACCGTCTACGCCTCTCTCTCACCGTATGGAATCCAACCTGCCGTTTATTCTCTCGCCTTTTTTCAAGGTTCATCAATCTCATCTCCCTCGACCTCTCCTGTTACTATGGTCTCATCAACAATGTTCTCGTCCAAATCTCTCGTTTCCCATTGAAACTCACTTCGCTTAATCTCTCCAACCAACCCAAAATTCCGGCACGCGGCTTGAGAGCTTTCTCGCGAAATATTACAACTCTAACCTCTCTCATTTGTTCCAATATTGCTTCTTTCTCTACTGCTGACTTGCTTCTTATCTCTCATTGCTTTCCTTCCCTCCAAGAACTTGACCTCAGTAACAGTATCAATGATTTTAAGCTAAATGCTGATATATCAATGGTGTTTCCTAAGCTGCGCAAAGTTAAAGTTAATTTATATGGTCGTAACCATACATTTACATACCCATGGCTTTTACAAGTATGTAAGAATTCTGAGTTTCTTGAAGATGTTGTTATGTTTATTTCATGCACTCTAAAGATGAAGTTTtag